A genomic region of Runella slithyformis DSM 19594 contains the following coding sequences:
- a CDS encoding DUF6527 family protein, giving the protein MKTLKYRFVEFIPENVEEGILYISIEYCTAIHKCVCGCGQEVVTPLSPTDWALIFDGESVSLNPSIGNWGFKCQSHYWITKNQIRYAGKWTKKRIESGRKADVKRKIKFYNNAKT; this is encoded by the coding sequence ATGAAGACCTTAAAGTATCGGTTTGTTGAGTTCATTCCCGAGAATGTGGAGGAGGGTATCCTTTATATCTCAATAGAGTATTGCACAGCCATACACAAATGTGTGTGTGGCTGTGGCCAAGAAGTGGTAACACCGCTTTCACCGACTGACTGGGCATTAATCTTTGATGGCGAAAGTGTTTCCTTGAATCCTTCAATCGGAAATTGGGGGTTTAAGTGCCAATCCCACTATTGGATTACAAAAAACCAAATTCGATATGCTGGTAAATGGACTAAAAAACGAATTGAATCAGGCAGAAAGGCCGATGTGAAACGTAAAATTAAATTTTATAATAACGCAAAGACTTGA
- a CDS encoding multiubiquitin domain-containing protein: MSYDKINAAPLMREIKTLEFIIENKAFRSEVQYKTGLELKQLAGIPPDTDLYLSIECPWEDELITNGARVDLARPTIEYFYVRKKLSFSINGQPFIWYKQYITGKEIRELGKIDAEDDIFLKIRKPFEDELITDATKVDLARPGVEHFVSIEKPVDVILIINGKEKPWQKKKITFSELVTLAFGTYTDNDTTVYTVTYKRGPNQNPEGSMVKGDSVHIKNKMVFNVTATDKS, translated from the coding sequence ATGTCATACGACAAAATTAATGCAGCGCCCTTGATGCGTGAAATCAAGACTTTAGAATTTATTATTGAAAATAAAGCTTTCCGGAGCGAAGTACAGTACAAAACCGGGTTAGAGCTTAAGCAACTTGCAGGTATCCCTCCAGATACAGATTTATATCTTTCCATAGAATGTCCATGGGAGGATGAATTGATTACCAATGGTGCAAGGGTTGACTTGGCTCGTCCCACTATTGAATATTTCTACGTTCGAAAGAAGCTCAGCTTTTCCATTAATGGCCAACCTTTTATTTGGTATAAACAGTACATTACCGGGAAGGAGATCCGAGAATTGGGCAAAATTGATGCAGAGGATGACATCTTTTTAAAAATCAGAAAGCCATTCGAGGATGAGTTAATTACAGATGCTACAAAAGTTGATCTAGCTCGCCCGGGAGTTGAGCACTTTGTTTCTATTGAAAAACCGGTTGATGTTATTCTCATTATCAATGGTAAAGAAAAACCATGGCAGAAGAAAAAGATTACCTTCTCTGAATTAGTTACCCTGGCATTTGGTACTTATACAGATAATGATACTACGGTTTATACGGTTACCTATAAAAGAGGGCCAAATCAAAATCCGGAAGGTTCGATGGTTAAAGGAGATTCTGTTCATATCAAAAATAAAATGGTATTCAATGTCACAGCAACTGATAAGTCTTAG
- the imm9 gene encoding Imm9 family immunity protein, with amino-acid sequence MSTNIYISHTSMIFEFVDIGFNTLQIYDSLRPSIIELMKKEKLSIPDEWTLYFNAGYTNSKTPLVSKNKIGSYPSDKMKEITIIIPIPLKSEIDWGVNPEQHLYKKDHYDKLMKNFFELNIDFKNYTNRTDYVTACLKAGIKKAFEQGFTVGGMKVKANVTSL; translated from the coding sequence ATGAGCACGAATATATATATATCTCATACGTCTATGATTTTTGAATTTGTAGACATTGGATTTAATACCTTACAAATTTATGACAGTTTGCGGCCTTCGATTATTGAATTAATGAAAAAGGAAAAATTATCAATTCCTGATGAATGGACATTATATTTCAATGCAGGCTATACGAATAGTAAGACGCCATTGGTTTCAAAAAACAAAATAGGTAGCTATCCTTCTGATAAAATGAAGGAGATTACAATAATTATACCTATCCCCTTAAAATCAGAAATTGACTGGGGAGTAAATCCTGAACAACATTTATACAAGAAAGACCATTATGACAAATTGATGAAAAATTTTTTTGAGTTGAATATTGATTTCAAAAACTATACAAACCGAACTGACTATGTAACAGCATGTCTAAAAGCAGGAATAAAAAAAGCTTTCGAGCAAGGCTTTACAGTAGGTGGTATGAAGGTAAAAGCAAATGTGACGAGCTTATAA
- a CDS encoding recombinase family protein — protein sequence MEHHFVHRKYVAYYRVSTQRQGASGLGLSAQRTSVNAYIKNRGEIFAEFTDIESGRKNNRPELIKAIAYSKEKGGILLIAKLDRLTRNVAFIFTLRDSGVEFVCADMPDANTLTIGVMATMAQHEREVISERTRKALAEKKRAGFTLGKPENLTSPAVQKGLAIRRQNARDHENNRRAAAFARSLRAAGESWSGIAAVLNEYGFRTRRGKKFQAVQVQRIIALFEQLTH from the coding sequence GTGGAACATCATTTCGTACACAGAAAATATGTAGCTTACTATCGGGTATCTACTCAACGACAGGGTGCCAGCGGCCTTGGCCTGAGTGCACAGCGAACAAGTGTTAATGCTTATATTAAAAACAGGGGGGAAATCTTTGCTGAATTCACCGATATTGAATCAGGCAGGAAAAACAACCGACCTGAACTGATAAAAGCGATTGCCTACAGTAAGGAAAAAGGCGGGATTTTACTTATTGCCAAACTCGATCGTCTGACTCGAAATGTTGCTTTTATTTTCACACTTCGTGATTCCGGCGTAGAGTTTGTCTGTGCTGATATGCCGGATGCCAATACGCTTACCATTGGGGTCATGGCTACAATGGCTCAACATGAGCGTGAAGTTATCAGTGAGCGTACCCGAAAGGCGCTGGCTGAAAAAAAGAGAGCCGGTTTTACATTAGGGAAACCGGAAAATCTTACCTCACCAGCAGTACAAAAAGGGTTGGCGATTCGACGGCAAAATGCACGTGATCATGAAAATAATCGCCGGGCCGCTGCATTTGCGCGTTCACTGCGGGCGGCCGGTGAAAGCTGGAGCGGAATTGCAGCAGTACTGAACGAATATGGGTTTCGCACTCGTCGTGGAAAAAAATTCCAAGCGGTTCAGGTACAGCGTATTATAGCACTTTTTGAACAGTTGACGCATTAG
- a CDS encoding PD-(D/E)XK nuclease family protein, with product MNWNISAYKTLEKCPRRWFYQDKAANGNAKNDKERVEITRLKKLKTIDGWRGDIVDQIISEVLILKIKRKERVVLEDLLQVARNIFDKQFLLASGQLSDINGRPPEFVFIDTEFGRTISEEKKQQAWRDIELAIYNFINDELLMKELREANLLLAQWMIPFMYKNINVTAIPDLIAFYNHKPPKIFDWKVHTNGTHPSEEQLLTYAIALTRTKPQDQYSRFVSGLSVNDIGLTEVQLIANNTGFKRHYQCDSDSVKDIERLISGSVLKMYGMDGTKKYKELSAEDFETIYYAYSEQCYNCPFQKPCKQIEP from the coding sequence ATGAACTGGAATATATCAGCCTATAAAACACTGGAAAAATGCCCGAGACGTTGGTTTTATCAAGATAAGGCGGCTAATGGCAATGCCAAAAATGATAAAGAACGGGTTGAAATTACTCGATTAAAAAAATTAAAAACGATTGACGGTTGGCGAGGTGATATTGTTGATCAAATTATTAGTGAGGTATTAATATTGAAAATTAAGCGGAAGGAAAGAGTAGTATTAGAAGATCTACTACAAGTTGCCCGCAATATTTTTGATAAGCAATTCTTACTTGCATCCGGTCAACTATCAGATATCAATGGAAGACCTCCAGAATTTGTTTTCATAGATACAGAATTTGGAAGGACAATTTCTGAAGAAAAAAAGCAGCAGGCCTGGAGAGATATAGAGTTAGCCATTTACAACTTTATTAATGATGAATTGCTTATGAAGGAGCTGAGAGAAGCTAACCTATTACTTGCTCAATGGATGATTCCATTTATGTACAAAAATATTAATGTAACGGCGATTCCCGACTTAATTGCTTTTTATAATCATAAACCCCCCAAAATTTTTGATTGGAAAGTTCATACAAATGGCACACATCCAAGTGAAGAACAGTTGCTAACCTATGCCATCGCATTGACGAGAACAAAACCCCAGGACCAATATAGCAGATTTGTTTCCGGTTTATCAGTCAATGATATTGGATTAACTGAAGTACAACTTATCGCTAATAATACGGGATTCAAAAGGCACTATCAATGTGATAGTGATAGTGTTAAAGATATAGAACGACTTATTTCCGGCAGCGTATTAAAGATGTACGGTATGGACGGAACTAAGAAATATAAAGAATTATCAGCTGAAGATTTTGAGACGATATATTACGCTTACAGTGAACAATGTTATAATTGTCCTTTTCAAAAACCATGTAAACAAATAGAACCATGA
- a CDS encoding ThiF family adenylyltransferase: MSQQLISLSPDLKKLRDEGYEICIKGNYLLAGHIPYVNRNKEIMYGTLVSELTLVNNTRTAQPGNHVIHFIGNHPCNKDGTVISAIQHASNTQTLYQEITINHSFSNKPASGYVDYFHKISRYADIISAPAKSLDGNVTEKTFRVIPDVDETSVFRYLDTNTSRANIDRVNSKLKGQRVAIIGLGGTGAYLLDLIAKTPVKEIHLFDGDDFQQHNAFRSPGAAMMELDSPNIKKVDYYTDIYSRMHSHIIPHSFYINDSNLGFLKRCSFVFLSIDNNSARKVIIEYLVREGVPFIDTGLGVNLVDDSLIGTIRTTVCTPSKNDHIADRIPMVDNDNNDYSPNIQMAELNAMNAIFAVLKWKKLAGFYQDLEEEHHCTYSINVAQLQNEDLKVSVC, translated from the coding sequence ATGTCACAGCAACTGATAAGTCTTAGTCCCGATCTTAAGAAGTTACGGGATGAGGGATATGAAATATGTATTAAAGGCAATTATTTGCTGGCTGGTCATATTCCCTATGTAAACAGGAACAAAGAAATAATGTATGGTACGCTAGTAAGTGAGTTAACATTGGTCAATAATACAAGAACGGCTCAGCCCGGTAATCATGTTATCCATTTTATCGGAAACCATCCCTGCAATAAGGACGGGACTGTTATTTCTGCGATTCAGCACGCAAGCAACACGCAAACGTTATATCAGGAGATAACTATAAACCATTCGTTTTCGAATAAACCTGCGAGTGGGTATGTAGATTATTTTCATAAGATAAGCAGGTATGCCGATATAATATCGGCTCCTGCCAAATCCTTAGATGGAAATGTAACAGAAAAGACTTTTAGAGTCATCCCTGATGTTGATGAAACGTCCGTATTTCGATATTTGGACACAAATACAAGCCGGGCAAACATTGATCGTGTAAATTCAAAACTGAAAGGGCAAAGAGTTGCGATTATCGGTTTAGGAGGTACGGGAGCTTATCTGTTGGACCTGATTGCCAAAACACCGGTTAAAGAAATACATCTTTTTGACGGAGATGATTTTCAGCAACATAATGCCTTTCGTTCTCCCGGTGCAGCAATGATGGAACTGGATAGTCCAAACATTAAAAAGGTTGATTACTACACTGATATCTATTCGAGAATGCATAGCCATATCATTCCGCACAGTTTCTATATTAACGACTCTAACCTTGGCTTCTTAAAACGTTGCAGTTTCGTATTCCTTAGTATAGATAATAATAGTGCCAGAAAGGTGATTATTGAGTATCTTGTAAGAGAAGGAGTGCCGTTTATAGATACAGGGCTCGGAGTTAATTTAGTAGATGATTCGTTAATCGGGACAATTAGAACAACGGTTTGCACTCCATCAAAAAATGACCATATTGCTGATCGTATCCCAATGGTTGATAACGATAATAACGACTATTCTCCTAACATTCAAATGGCAGAGTTAAATGCAATGAATGCGATATTTGCTGTTTTAAAATGGAAGAAATTAGCCGGCTTTTATCAGGACTTGGAGGAGGAGCATCACTGTACCTATTCCATTAATGTAGCTCAATTACAGAATGAAGACCTTAAAGTATCGGTTTGTTGA
- a CDS encoding helix-turn-helix domain-containing protein translates to MKEFGEYLKALREAKGLSLREVERKTEVSNAYLSQMESGKIKQPSPITLNKLAELYGISYNILMEKVGYPITQHSNRQVTHNPPLAARIGDISDEEELELLQYLKLIRNRRR, encoded by the coding sequence ATGAAAGAATTTGGAGAATATTTAAAAGCACTTAGAGAAGCTAAAGGCCTATCTTTGAGGGAAGTAGAACGGAAAACTGAAGTTTCAAATGCCTATTTAAGTCAAATGGAATCAGGGAAAATAAAACAACCTTCGCCTATTACTCTTAACAAGTTAGCCGAACTATATGGGATTAGCTACAATATATTAATGGAGAAGGTAGGGTATCCGATTACACAGCACTCAAATAGACAAGTAACACATAACCCTCCACTTGCAGCACGTATAGGGGATATTTCGGATGAGGAAGAGTTGGAACTTTTACAATACCTTAAACTAATACGCAATAGAAGAAGATGA